From Bacillus rossius redtenbacheri isolate Brsri chromosome 16, Brsri_v3, whole genome shotgun sequence, a single genomic window includes:
- the LOC134540509 gene encoding uncharacterized protein LOC134540509, whose protein sequence is MNYIISLRLATLARKKKKLGLTQNPLPAGDGPATPTLPESPGGESSVPTVPDVTTMASSVAACTSRNTDDSTHTLSDDYQGNDDLPPLIVVYEPPLPQTDPGLSMLEGRMMVDVRHFMVQCRLLERHRCPISSSGTYFLESVNRYGLLTNFKFKCTHCNQEQQFKSEPVECLPVGRKRKCKIDTNLDINDKIVWGAISVGLGYGPLYELLSLIDMHPMSPGCFSYHENRIGEHWKAMLQKEMEDAALEEFSMAKDDGRICMVGNEEYAWTIGILDGGWSQRSYGHRYSAKSGCAIIIGFYTKKLLFLGVRNKYCTACIRSERMEKEPTPHLCFRNWTDSSTAMEADIIVEGFRFCEAKYKLQFKKFVGDGDSSVHAAIVANVSYGRDVEKIECANHVVKNLKKNLYAIAKGIHMRHLSQSKIKALCRCARGCISNCGGDAMLLQSTLLNVPNHVFGDHKLCNLDVCERAGKTANPCSYDALPRELIVGIKQAFDRVRAKSQALVMDLTTNQAEMYMSLVARMAGGKQINRSQQGSYSRRATAAGLSFQLRYKWHGQTMKAITGHSPGVTVKRLMAKRQKQQANCRRRLDMNPHVPRKSESFKPQGDKSYGPHATQPPASGLELEILTESVMRSIELTVQERNDLEVQTRDQGSSQLWMKERRKRVTASFFGRVCKMRENTSCKVTVEAIVYSRVLENAATIHGLANERIAVALYEEQTGHTVKQCGLFVDLQHCFLAASPDGLVDEDGLVEVKCPYSARELNPLDAAMQLKTFFCRVVDGELCLNRSHNYYYQVQGQLHITRRKWCDFVVWTTKGISIERIVRDDCFWLEKMESKLLRFFNNCLLPELADPCRPRGQPIREPEYIIQAQESRSKKRKISDV, encoded by the exons atgaattatattatttcacttAGGCTTGCAACATTAGCGAGAAAAAAGAAGAAGCTGGGGTTGACACAGAACCCTCTGCCTGCTGGTGATGGTCCTGCAACACCAACCTTGCCAGAGAGCCCAGGCGGTGAAAGTTCGGTCCCCACAGTGCCAGATGTAACCACCATGGCGTCTTCAGTGGCGGCGTGTACATCACGCAACACTGATGACAGTACACATACTCTGTCCGATGACTATCAAGG GAATGATGACCTTCCTCCGCTGATAGTGGTTTACGAGCCTCCATTGCCACAGACAGATCCGGGACTCAGTATGTTAGAGGGTCGAATGATGGTTGACGTTCGTCACTTCATGGTGCAATGCCGTCTTCTGGAGAGACAcag GTGTCCCATTTCATCTTCAGGAACATATTTTCtggaaagtgtcaacaggtacGGTCTgctgacaaattttaaatttaagtgcacTCACTGCAATCAAGAGCAGCAGTTCAAATCTGAGCCTGTGGAATGCCTTCCAGtgggaagaaaaagaaaatgcaaaatcGATACCAACTTAGATATCAACGATAAGATTGTTTGGGGCGCAATTTCGGTTGGTCTAGGCTACGGACCATTGTATGAACTATTGTCACTAATTGATATGCATCCTATGAGCCCGGGTTGCTTTTCTTATCACGAGAACAGAATCGGAGAGCACTGGAAGGCAATGTTgcagaaggaaatggaagatgctGCACTGGAAGAGTTCTCTATGGCGAAAGATGATGGACGCATCTGTATGGTTGGAAATGAGGAATATGCTTGGACCATAGGAATTTTGGATGGAGGTTGGAGCCAAAGATCCTATGGTCATAGGTATTCTGCTAAGTCTGGATGTGCTATAATAATTGGCTTCTACACTAAGAAATTGTTATTCCTTGGTgtgagaaacaaatattgtaccGCATGCATTCGGAGCGAACGGATGGAAAAGGAACCCACGCCTCACCTGTGTTTCCGGAACTGGACTGATTCTTCCACTGCAATGGAGGCAGACATTATAGTGGAAGGTTTCCGGTTCTGTGAAGCCAAGTACAAACTTCAATTTAAGAAGTTTGTTGGTGATGGGGATTCAAGTGTGCATGCAGCCATAGTTGCAAATGTTTCGTACGGAAGAGATGTTGAAAAGATTGAATGTGCTAACCATGTCGTGAAGAATCTCAAAAAGAATCTTTATGCCATAGCCAAGGGCATCCATATGCGGCATCTCAGCCAGTCGAAAATCAAAGCCCTCTGTCGCTGTGCAAGAGGTTGTATCAGCAACTGTGGGGGTGATGCTATGCTACTTCAATCAACACTTCTAAATGTGCCCAACCATGTGTTTGGAGACCATAAGTTATGCAATTTAGATGTGTGTGAGAGAGCTGGTAAAACAGCAAATCCCTGCAGTTATGACGCATTGCCTCGTGAATTGATTGTGGGAATCAAACAAGCTTTTGACCGAGTGAGAGCAAAGTCACAAGCACTTGTAATGGATCTCACAACCAACCAAGCAGAAATGTACATGTCATTAGTTGCAAGGATGGCTGGCGGTAAGCAGATAAACCGTTCACAGCAGGGGTCTTACAGCCGTAGGGCTACTGCTGCTGGTTTGTCTTTCCAACTTCGCTACAAATGGCATGGACAAACTATGAAGGCGATCACAGGTCACAgccctggagtgactgtgaagcgATTAATGGCAAAAAGACAGAAACAGCAGGCGAACTGTAGGCGAAGGTTGGATATGAATCCGCATGTACCACGGAAATCGGAATCATTTAAACCACAGGGTGATAAGAGCTATGGTCCTCATGCAACTCAGCCTCCAGCTTCTGGTCTTGAACTAGAAATTCTGACTGAGTCTGTGATGAGAAGCATAGAGCTTACAGTGCAAGAAAGGAATGATCTGGAGGTGCAGACACGAGATCAAGGAAGCAGTCAGTTGTGGATGAAGGAGCGGAGAAAACGAGTCACTGCTTCCTTTTTCGGACGTGTCTGTAAAATGAGGGAAAATACTTCGTGTAAAGTGACAGTGGAAGCGATTGTGTACAGTCGTGTATTGGAGAATGCTGCCACAATACATGGTCTAGCAAACGAGCGCATAGCTGTCGCTTTATACGAAGAACAAACAGGCCATACTGTTAAACAATGTGGTCTCTTCGTTGACCTTCAGCATTGCTTTCTTGCAGCTTCTCCTGATGGTTTAGTTGATGAAGATGGTTTGGTGGAGGTGAAATGTCCATACTCTGCAAGGGAACTTAACCCTTTAGATGCAGCAATGCAGCTGAAAACGTTCTTTTGCAGAGTTGTCGACGGCGAGCTTTGCTTGAATCGCTCTCACAATTACTACTATCAAGTGCAAGGGCAATTACACATCACACGAAGAAAGTGGTGTGATTTTGTCGTTTGGACAACGAAAGGCATTTCAATAGAAAGAATTGTGAGAGATGATTGTTTCTGGCTTGAGAAAATGGAGTCAAAATTGTTGCGATTTTTTAACAACTGCTTGTTGCCAGAGCTTGCTGATCCATGTCGTCCCAGGGGACAACCGATTCGTGAGCCAGAATATATTATACAGGCACAAGAAAGTCGTTCAAAGAAACGCAAAATTTCAGATGTGTGA